In Mytilus edulis chromosome 13, xbMytEdul2.2, whole genome shotgun sequence, a single window of DNA contains:
- the LOC139502304 gene encoding uncharacterized protein produces the protein MPMLPSGLQQTVKEHHCNKLGLLMDLAVGKALHQQGAKGCGGNSADAVLIKHCQAPSFSGWRRGLQVINHCNQLNPYTPVGEWDSVRFTNNIGVMTSCQSGVIEMISQSCGSQLNLHNITSPAFNSVYTIDWT, from the exons ATGC CTATGTTACCGTCAGGTTTGCAGCAAACTGTAAAAG AGCATCATTGCAATAAACTTGGCTTACTCATGGATTTGGCTGTAGGAAAAGCTTTACATCAGCAAGGCGCAAAAGGCTGTGGTGGCAATTCAGCAGATGCAGTTCTAATCAAACATTGTCAAGCGCCTTCGTTTTCTGGATGGCGAAGAGGGCTGCAG GTCATCAACCATTGTAATCAGCTGAATCCATATACACCTGTAGGTGAATGGGACAGTGTAAGATTTACTAATAATATTGGAGTAATGACATCTTGTCAAAGTGGTGTTATTGAG ATGATATCGCAGTCATGTGGTAGTCAGTTGAACCTCCATAATATTACATCTCCAGCATTCAATTCAGTATATACAATTGATTGGACGTAG